Genomic segment of Streptomyces longhuiensis:
CACCTCCTTCCTGGTCGAGCAGAACGAACGGCGCAAGAGCTTCCTCGGCAGCTTCCAGTTCGCCAGTCAGGGGCTCGCGACGCTGATGGCCTCCGGGTTCGCCACCGGTCTGACCGCGACGCTGTCCGAGGAGCAGATGACCTCCTGGGGCTGGCGGGTGCCGTTCGTGTTCGGCCTCCTGGTCGGCCCGGCCGGCTACCTGATCCGCCGCTACGCCGAAGAGGCGCCGGCTACGACTCGGGCGGCCGCGTCGGGGAACCGCGAGGAGAAGCCCTCGCCGATCCGGTCGGTGTTCCGGGACCACTGGGGCGGGCTGCTGATCGCGAGCGGAGCCATGGTGGTCTCGACCGCACTCAACTTCCTCCTGCAGTACCTGCCCACCTTCGCCATCAAGGACCTCGGGGTGGACGACTCACTGTCGTTCGCCGCGCTGCTCATCACCGGTGTCATCCTGACCCTCGGCACCCCGGTGGTCGGTCTGCTCGCGGACCGGTTCGGCCGGTTGAAGATCATGATCCCGGCCGCGGCGTCGATCGGCGTGTGCGCCGTCCCGCTGTTCCTCTGGCTGACCACATCACCGTCCTTCCTGACACTCGCGCTGTGCATGACGGTCCTGGGCATGCTCAAGGCCACGTACTTCGGCGCGCTGCCGTCGGTGATGTCCGACGTGTTCCCGGCAGAGGCGCGCGCGACCGGGCTGGCGTTCAGTTACAACACGACGGTCGCCGTCTTCGGAGGGTTCGCTCCCACGATCGCCGCGGCACTGGTCACAGCCACCGGCTCGCAGATCTCGCCGAGCTATTACCTGATGGCTGTCGCAGCCCTGAGCATCGCCGCGCTGGCGGGCGGGTACCGGATCCGCGGCATCCGTTGAGTTCCCTCTTCGACGGCCACTCCCAGGTCATGTGTCCTCCGTCCCTGGCGATCGGTCCGCCCGCCGCGCACGTGCGGCTGCCTCAAGGGCACGGCCGAACTCGAAGGGATGGTCCAACCGGTGCGGTTGACCGATGAGTTGGAGGCCGAGCGGCATGTCCTGGTCGTTCGTCCGGCCCAGGACGGTGAGGGCCGGGAGTCCCCGGAGCTGCCACGGGCGGCTGAGAGTGGGTGAGCCCGTCGCCGTGAGTCCCTTCGGGGCCGCGGCGGGTGCGGCCGGGCCGAGGATGGCGTCCACGTCGGTGAGCAGGGAGAGGGTCTCGGTGCGCGCCCGGTGGCGGAACGAGAGGGCGCTGCGGTTGTCCGCCTCGGCGATCTCGCGTCCGCTCGCCAGGAGTTCGGCGAGGGGCGTGCTCAGGCGCTCCGGCTGTTCGGCGCTCTGTTGCGGGACCTCGCCGCAACCGATCCGGTCGGCTACGCGGCCTGCTGCGACGCACTCGCCGCCTACGACCTGCGACCGGACCTGGCCCGCATCACCGCTCCCACTCTCGTCGTCGGCGGCTCACTCGACCTCGCCACCCCTCTCGATCACGCCCGGGAACTCGCGGACGGGATCGCCGACGCCACCCTGGAGGCATGCGACATCGGGCATCTCGCGGTCGAGCAGCCCGAGGCTGTCGGCGCGGCACTGAGCGCCCACCTCCGTGCCCCGAACGGGCCACAGTATTGAATATGTGCAATAGTCTCAATTCGCCACACAGAAAAGCGGCGAACCGCACTTTCGGATCGGCGGTGATAATTCGATCCCGATACCGATACCTTCCGAATTACTGCCGAGATCGACTCAATGAGTGCCTTTCCCGAATTGGACCGGCGCGCTGCGTCCACGGCTCTGACCAGCCCTGTATCTCTTCAACGTCACGCGAGACGACGAAGGGCTGAAGACGATGGTTGGGCGACGGAGATTCCTCATGGCCGGTGCCATGGGCGGTGCGGCCATGCTTCCACGGAGTGCGGGAGAGCAGGCATACGCAGCGGACGGTCACGGTCATGGGTCGGCGTCCGCGAACACGAAGATTCCGCACACCCCCAAGCTGACGAAGTTCGTCGACCCGCTGCCCATTCCGAGGACAGCCATCTCGGATCCCTCCGTCTATCCGGGCGCCGACTACTACGAGATCACGATGCGGCCGGGCACATGGCACTTCCACCGCGACCTCGGGCCGGCCAAGGTGTGGGGCTACTGGGCCGCGAACCCGCACGACCCTCGCAAGCCGATCGGCATGGGCTACCTGGGGCCGACCCTCGACGTGACCAGAGACCATCCGACGGTCGTCAAGTACCGCAACCACCTGCCGACCACCCACCTGTTCCAGTTCGTGATCAACAAGATTCGCAATGGGGACCCGCAGCTCACCCCGACCCCTCCGCCCCCCTACAAGCCCGTGCAGCCGTTTCCCGCGAACGTCAACGTGTGGAACGTCGTACACCAGCACGGCGGTTTCACCGCGCCACAGTCCGACGGCATGCCTCTGCAGTCGTTCAGCCCGGACGGCATCCACGCCGAGTCCTACAGCAGCCTGGACCCGAGCCGGGTCGAACCCAACGAGCAGATCTGCGCCTACACCAACCACGACCGTTCGTGCATGCTCTGGTATCACGACCACGGCATGGGGATGACCAGCGTCAACGTCTACGCGGGCCTGGCCGGTCTCTACCGCGTCGGTGACCCCGCCGACGATCGGCTCGGACTGCCGCGAGGCGAATTCGAGGTCCCCCTGATCCTGCAGGACCGGACCTTCCACCCGGACGGCTCGCTCGCCTACACCATGACCTTGCAGCAAGGCGAGGACACCCCGGTCGTCAACGGGAAGGCATACCCCTTCCTGGAGGTCGAGCGGCGACGCTACCGGTTGCGCGTTCTCAACGCTTCGAACGAGCGCTTCTGGCGGCTGAGGTTCGACGTTCCCGAGAAAGTAATGCCTCAGCCCGTCCTGCCGTTCTGGCTGATCGGCACCGACGGCGGTCTCCGCACCCCGTTGCAGATGCTGAACTTCCTGATCTCGCCGGCCGAGCGGTACGACCTGATCGTCGACTTCAGCAAGGTGCCCATGGGCACGAAGGTCACGCTGACGAACTACAACGCGCCCGTGCACTTCCCCGGCGGCGACGGTCCGGAAATCTCGGAAGTCATGGAATTCCATGTCACGAAACGGCCGTCCGGTGGTGGCGACAGGACGACGCCGCCCATGAAGCTCGAGCTGCCGAAGGTCGAACCCATCAAGGTGACGGCGCACACCCGCCGGCGGGAATGGGTCCTCTACCAGCACCAACTCTTCGGCACCATGACGTTCAACGCGGTGCCGTTCATGGAGCCGTCCGAGGACTTCGTCAAGGCGGGCTCGACAGAGATCTGGGAGTACATCAATCCCAATCACGACGGCCACCCGATGCATGTCCACCTCGTCAACTTCCAGGTGTTGAACAGGCAGCCGATCGACGCGGCCGGCTACCAGGAACAATACGAGAAGTGGATTTCCGGGGGCCGTAAACCGGAGGACAAGCCGGTGTTGGCGAACTATCTCACCGGTCCGCCGATTCCGCCGGACCCGGATGAGGCACTGTCCCGCAAAGACACGGTCAAGTCCTATCCGGAGACGGTGACCAGAATCGTCATCAATGAATTCGACCCGCCGACGGAAAGGATCGCGGGGCTGCCGGGAAGCGGCACCGAGCTGCCGGCGACGTACGTCCAGCACTGCCACATCCTCGAACACGAAGACGACGACCTGATGCGCCCGTGGACGATCGTCGGCGACGACGACCACCACCACCACAGTGGTGATGGTGACCACGCCGGCGCCTACGGCCACCACCACTGACGGGGTCGACCGAACGACGGCTCGCCGCCCCGAACTTCGGTACGGCGAACCGTCGTTGGAGTGCGCGGCTGCCAGGTCGGGCCGGTCCCGAACAAGTACAGGACCGGTACTTCGCGGGGGGCCCGGCGCTCGGCACGTAGGGCCGGGACGCCATAGGAATTCCCTGTGCACGCAGCTCGACCCGGTCCGCAGCGAGCTGTCGATGCCCGTCGGCCGGCACTGCGGCGAACTCCTCGTCGCCGAGGTGGTGGGCATCGGCAGGGCTCCGCTCGCACACCGTCATCAGGGCGAGGTCGAGGACGCCCCGGCGGCACAGCCGCTCCAGGTCGGCGGAGCTCGGCTCCTCGAAGACGGTGACCTCAAGCCGCGGGAAGCGGCGCCGCACCGCGCCAAGAGCGCCCGGCAGCTGCCGCGTACCGAAACCCATCCGCACCGCGACGACCAGCTCGCCCACCAGCTCACCGGCGCCGGCTCGCGCCGTCGCCCTGGCCCGCCGCGACGCGCTCACCGCGACCTCCGCCTCCCGCAGGAACGCGCGGCCGACCACAGTGAGCACGAGTCCGGTCGGCCTGCGGGCGAACATTCCACGCCGAGTTCCCGCTCCAGGCCTCGGATCTGCCGGGACACCGACGGTTGAGCGACGTCCAAAGCTCCGTAGCCGCCGTCACCGAGTACGCCTCGGCACTGGCCAGGGCGTACTCGTACTGACGAAGACTCATCGGCTCCCGTCACTTCCCGCGGTGGAGCACGGTCCACCCGTTGTCATCGTTGCCACAGTTGGCAACTCCGTCCCGCTGGCGGAGACTCCCCGGGGAGAGCGGGGGTGGGCCCGTACCCAGATGGGGCGCCGAAGGTGTCCGTACTCTGCTCGGCTAGTCTCGGCGCCACTGGTGATCACTCTGCGATCCGTCGATCCGGACAAAGTGCCACCGCACCTTACTCAGGAGACGCCAGCACATGCATACGCCACCATCGCCACTTGCCGTGGAACGGACTGGCGGATCGTCCAACCGGTCATCCGTCCGGATCGGCGCCCTCGCACCGCTGACCCGGCCCGGCTGGGTCGAGGCAGGCCAACACCTGCTCGCCGGACTCGAGTTGGCCGTTCGCGAAGTCAATGACGCCGACGGGATCGGCGGACGCCCACTCGAGCTGGTCGTCCGGGACACCGCAGCCGATCCACAGAAGGCCGCGGCGGCGGTCGATGAACTG
This window contains:
- a CDS encoding MFS transporter; translated protein: MTAISRQHTPQGNSTEAPPPPRRVSTKRAVAAATIGNALEFFDLAVYALMAVYIGRTFFPADNPGVQLVEAYAVFGVTYLIRPLSGLLIGSYADRHGRKKALMLTIWLMVLGTFMIAFMPGYSTLGFVAPVGVVIARLIQGFGAGGEFGAATSFLVEQNERRKSFLGSFQFASQGLATLMASGFATGLTATLSEEQMTSWGWRVPFVFGLLVGPAGYLIRRYAEEAPATTRAAASGNREEKPSPIRSVFRDHWGGLLIASGAMVVSTALNFLLQYLPTFAIKDLGVDDSLSFAALLITGVILTLGTPVVGLLADRFGRLKIMIPAAASIGVCAVPLFLWLTTSPSFLTLALCMTVLGMLKATYFGALPSVMSDVFPAEARATGLAFSYNTTVAVFGGFAPTIAAALVTATGSQISPSYYLMAVAALSIAALAGGYRIRGIR
- a CDS encoding amidase family protein codes for the protein MSTPLAELLASGREIAEADNRSALSFRHRARTETLSLLTDVDAILGPAAPAAAPKGLTATGSPTLSRPWQLRGLPALTVLGRTNDQDMPLGLQLIGQPHRLDHPFEFGRALEAAARARRADRSPGTEDT
- a CDS encoding alpha/beta hydrolase, producing MAEREGAAVVRLGDLASARQEFGEGRAQALRLFGALLRDLAATDPVGYAACCDALAAYDLRPDLARITAPTLVVGGSLDLATPLDHARELADGIADATLEACDIGHLAVEQPEAVGAALSAHLRAPNGPQY
- a CDS encoding multicopper oxidase family protein, with product MLPRSAGEQAYAADGHGHGSASANTKIPHTPKLTKFVDPLPIPRTAISDPSVYPGADYYEITMRPGTWHFHRDLGPAKVWGYWAANPHDPRKPIGMGYLGPTLDVTRDHPTVVKYRNHLPTTHLFQFVINKIRNGDPQLTPTPPPPYKPVQPFPANVNVWNVVHQHGGFTAPQSDGMPLQSFSPDGIHAESYSSLDPSRVEPNEQICAYTNHDRSCMLWYHDHGMGMTSVNVYAGLAGLYRVGDPADDRLGLPRGEFEVPLILQDRTFHPDGSLAYTMTLQQGEDTPVVNGKAYPFLEVERRRYRLRVLNASNERFWRLRFDVPEKVMPQPVLPFWLIGTDGGLRTPLQMLNFLISPAERYDLIVDFSKVPMGTKVTLTNYNAPVHFPGGDGPEISEVMEFHVTKRPSGGGDRTTPPMKLELPKVEPIKVTAHTRRREWVLYQHQLFGTMTFNAVPFMEPSEDFVKAGSTEIWEYINPNHDGHPMHVHLVNFQVLNRQPIDAAGYQEQYEKWISGGRKPEDKPVLANYLTGPPIPPDPDEALSRKDTVKSYPETVTRIVINEFDPPTERIAGLPGSGTELPATYVQHCHILEHEDDDLMRPWTIVGDDDHHHHSGDGDHAGAYGHHH